Within Spinacia oleracea cultivar Varoflay chromosome 4, BTI_SOV_V1, whole genome shotgun sequence, the genomic segment ATTAACAAAGAAATCTAAACATCCCTTAAATCAtaaatgaataataaaatacagcaaaaatcaaaattcaatcaaaaataaAAGTGGAAAGACGAGGAAATGGTTTGGTACCTAGCTTGTTTGTATCAAGATCTTGAAATACTTACAAAAGACGGTTCCCTTATGCTCTCCATCTTTGTGAACCATAAACACGGAAGAAGATCGATCAATGCCCGAATTTCTTCAACAAAGAATGGAGATAAGGATGCGAAAAGATCAAAGTAACAAGGGGTTCAGTGAAAAAATGGCAAACTGAAATGAAGAAAGGAACAAAGGAGATCGAAGGATAGAAAAAAACGGCTAAGGAAAATGAAGTGtaaaaaaggaaatgaaatGTAAAAACCCTAACTGCAGTGATTGTTTTGTGTTGAGGCGAGTGGGTCACTTTATTTGGGCCGTCGAAATCATTGAGGCGGGTAAGTCAAAGTTATCCTCGACTGGATACCTCTAATAAGGCGGGTTGGGCCTATGTTTGCTTCTACAAAGCTATTGGAGCGAACATGGGGTCAGCCCGCCTCGACAGCTCAGGCAAATGGGGCGTATAATTTtttgcccccctcaacaaggacTAATGAGGCATATAATAttttgcccccctcaacagggggGCTTCAATAagtgttttttctactagtgattacACTTTATGTTAATTAGTAGGTTATGTTCAAGACTCAACCCAAAGACATAACTTAAAAGCAATTCAACAATTACACAATCaatcaatgacacttcattttaatcctttagaacttgtgatcaaacataggactcaagtgaaattactccattgttccttctcaaaaacactgtttgagataacccgacattgcctgttAACAAGCGGGATGTGCCCTTAGCATGAAGAGTCCTTAGTTCATTTCACATACACTCCTTAAATGTATTCTACACGGCAGAAGAATAAATGATGCATTGAGGaaatattcaataggctcaatgtatgctagacatcccgtacaatagcattaCAATAATAACTTGTATGTGAAACAATCCTACATGCATATCAACTtcaacaacatgcttgacataattcaacgattatcaatgtccataacatgatagttcaatagaatctataaagcattaaTTAATCCATAGCATGCTCATTCACGTAGaatacatagattcaataataattctcaacatgcttgttcacacatcaaacatgaattctctacacttaagttcacatgattcacaatcaacacacatcataaagtcctcatgggatagttggtcaccctagtcatgtacgtacctggaatacctaagtacgggggccactgtgcgaatcacgactcaagttagaaatcaactcctataaacacaaaggagaaacttaattattatccatgtttactaaatttccagcaactatttaagaatctaaaacctttggtttatttggaaattaatcgttattccttaatttaatagtctcaaatagtcaactcaagtcctaccataaaaacattgactttttggccttaaaatcattaaaaatcaacactttaagctttataataaatctgaaaatttaagttgatttccataatttaaatcgtcattaaattatgtgaatcaatcgcttgaaCAATTGAAATTAAAATCCTATCAATAGGTCATTAagaaaaccatgttttgaccttaaaaattgacactttatttaatcattaaatctgaaaattaaacttCTTATGATTAAAAATCAATCCCATCAATTAAAACACGAAAAcattaaaacacggtgttcataaccgttcccatcaatttaaataatccaaaacaattaaataatcgtaattaaataatttaaaacggAATTTGGAACAAGGTAAGAAGTATACGGAGTTTgattaacaacaacaacacacacacacacacacaacaacagTTTGTGTTGCGTGTGTGGCAGCGACGCAAAGCAACTGCAGCATCACGAGCACGACAGGGTTCTCACAGCGCTCGTGAGCAGATCACACGAGGAGCAGCTCGCGCGAGGGCGCTGGGCATTGGGCTCCGCTCGGCATGACAACCGCAACAGCAGCGCACGCGGTGCGCGCGAGGGAGTGAGGGTGTGTGCGTGAGGCACGACAAGGTAGGCAGGGGAGGCACGGGctggcagcgagcaaggcacgaAGGGGCGTGCTTgcttcactactacaaaatagggcTATAGCAACGCCTTTTTAGATAACAGTTTTCCTGACGTTGCTATATCATagttattgcaacagttaaataattattaatttgagtACACTTTGACTTTGGAAAAACGTTGCTATAAAAAAACTATTGCAACACTTATACATTATGACTATTTTATTGCAacagttttagttttttaatattataatgAGATATTACAACGGTTTTTTGTCAAGCATCTAAAACatgttaaaaattaaaaattaaataaaataagaaattgGTGTATTAAAAAAATTTCAGTAGAGCGGTGTTTTTTATTTCGCTCCCCACTGCTTTTCACGATTTTGTTCACCCAAAAGGCCAAAACCCTTAGAGGCCTCTGcgttctttttctctttcgCCCTCCTCGTCGTTGTCTTTTATCTTCCATCATCGTTCCTTGAAGCAACAGGCGATTGTAGATTGACGTTTCGGAATTGGCTATTGCGGTTCTAGATTGAAGATATAGAAAGCGGCAAAATCTAGTTCTGAATTGGCGAGAAGAACCACGTCAGTTTGCATCTCTTCAAATTTGGGCTTAAATTTCACAATTTTTCTGTTTAAGTTTTAATCcgattttgatggaatttttcTATGTTGTTTTGAGTtctaaattagggttcttaattggggaattcggttaattggggaatttGGTTGATTGGGGAATATGGTTGATTTGGGAATTTGGTTGATTGTATTCATGCGTGTATTTGTTGATTCCAATGGGTTATTTCGGCTTATTTATTAAAAGTTCAGTTATTCTGCCACAGCTTCCTTTCTTTTGTTGTCTGGATCAGTTGGTTGTTTGGTGATGATGTGGAGTTTTAATTCACTGCTCCGTTCTATACTATTTCTATACTGTTGTTGGGTTATTTTTTTCTCGTTTCTGCTGCTTTGTGCTATTCTGCTGCTTTGTGCTATTCTACTACGCTATACTGTTGTTGGTTTTTTTTCTCGTTTCTGCTGCTACTGCTGCTCTATTCTGTGTTGTTGTACTACCTACTACTCGTTTTCAACTTCATAATATGGAAATATATGGTAAAGTGTTTTGTAAATTTGACCCATGTAGAGAGCATGTTTGGGAGGGAATGTGATGTTGGATATACATAAATTTGTATTGAGGTTTTAAGTGTTCACTTGGGAGAGAATCAAGCCTCTCGAAAGCTTGAATACTGGGTACATTTTCTGTATATTCCAGCTTATTAATCAAAATCACCCATCTTCTTCCTTGTAATTTTCTTATTTGATGTCTACGACATGTTAATTTATAGTAGTAACCTCCATTTACTCTGCTACTTCAGAACAGTTTATTATCAGTTCATTTTATTATTTGTTACTCTGTTGTTTATTATCAGTTTATTATTAGTTtcacctttttcttttcttttcctttttattggGGAGCGGGGGTGACACAAGGTTGGCTGCAATGAGGCGGGGGTGTGGGGGCTAGGCTGGGTGAGATGGAAAGCGCACATGAGACTAGGGTTGTCCGTACTAAGTTATTCAAATGCCTTTTAATAGGCTTACTAAGGGAAGCAACCCTCTAAGAGATAAATACACTATAGTTAGTTTCCTAATAACAAGGGATAAATACAAGGGAATAATTATCTAAAGTAACAACTTAAAAAATCAGTAAGATAAAACAAATATTAACTAGGTAAACTGGTCAACGCGACGTAGACTTATCTCCAACAAGGGTGACTTTTCTATATTTCTTAACATTTACATTTTTCTAATTTTTCCACTTCTCTTTCAAGTTCACccattttaattcaatttatgCATTATAATCTTagatttcattttcttttaaaatgcATGTTAGAATTATTTAGATTATGAATAGGTAATTAAGGTTGTTTACGACTTTAATATGATGGATGCTCATAATTTCTTATTGATTTTGGAGATTGAAAATCTGATTTTGTGGTTCAGTTTGTAACAATGGTGTTGTCTTTTCATAATTTCATCACTTCTTAAATAGGTCTACTCAATTTCTGACAATTTTCTCTAGttctaaaatttaaattttgattatttttcctTTCAATTTGAAAATTGACGTGTGTTTCACTAGCTATACGAATTATATGGGTCAGGATTAGTGATATCTCTGAAGATGGGTactatgatgaaagcataaagttATATGATCGATTCTTCATTCTTACATTTTTGTGTGTATTAACTAAGTGTAGAACTTATAAACATGACTGAACAAAGAATGTTTTCGATCATGGTTGTTGGACAGATGTTTTTCTATTAGTAGACGATTATGTGATTGTATACGtataatatacgaagtattgttTTATAAATGTGATGTGAAAAACTAAAGATTAAGAGGGGGAGAAAGAATGTGTAGGTATCTGTTAGGgggaaaaataccctcttggtgacatgggaatacgtggcaagcattgcttacgtggctgccaacaaggcgcaaggtggcattattcgaacggtattcccaactgctgggctcaaaacggacgttacaaacccttgatgaagccggccttcattacgtatttattatctaattatgagcaattattccataaacgttacattcttgttgtaaatgcctataaaatggcttagtcttgtctagTTTACATACATGATTTTCAAGCAATAAACCTACGATTATCCTATGCTATTACAtcttgctctcaccattttcaattatctagctcgatcgattgttagcacctttatcaaggcaagttcgtctctaagtcgaatttgtccaaaacaatttggcgcccaccgtggggctgacaaccAAAAGCAGCTCGATAATACCATTCCGATCACCATGTCTGGGAATGCTAGCTCATCCAATGATATCACTCgtcgcttcgaagccatggagcagcgcatcaacatcctccaaaaggagAACGAAGCGTTTCACTCTCAAGTGAGGtccaccgcctccatcgccaccggatcCAGGTTCCAGTACCGACGAGACATCTCCGGGTTAAACCGCCGCTTGGATCTTGACGCAGCTCCAGATCACCCCCTCCATGTACCCTTTGGCGAACCTGGGGGTCCCGTTCTCCAGCAGATCCCCGCGAATTCGATCCATTACCGAATCAACCCCGttctaacccgagttggcttcccccgcCTCCAACTCAACCATCCTCTGCAGGTACATCGGCAACAGTTGTCACCTCGATGGCTGCCCGGGTAACCCCACCTCAGgtcggcatgacgacatccaccatggCGACGGCCCCCGCCTCCGCTCCGGTGTCTCGTCCGTTGCCTCCCCCAATGGTGACCATGTCAATGCCCCTGCCTGTTACGCTCCCGGCGCAAGGATCAACGCCAGCAATTCAAATGCCATGGGATcaactcttctctcagcaagtcgtccaacctgTTGTTAACCTGGTCACTTCGGCGCCAGGGGCACCTCCCCAGTTGATGATGATTCCTTTGGCGAGCCAGGCGCAGCAAGCAGCATTTCCCAATGCCCTAATGCGACCtgactcttctcgaaactattctccatacactcctcttaacaggtcagtcgctccggttagtcacggtttcgtaactcctttcccttatgttgcaggtacccacgcTACTCAAGGAACGCCCCCTTACATGCAACAAGTGGTGCCGCAGTTCACTCCTCACTAACCTCATGGCGTACACCCACAGAGTACCTATTATCAACATCTCCAAGCCAGCCTTCCCGAAACGTTTAGCCCCCTcgtcccggtgctcaacagcatctgtgagaacactaatcaccaactccaacaaatcatgaccatgataaacaaaattcctggtgtaccaacaccaatcaaagaagctagcctagacagttatgccgactcccCATATGCTGATCCCATTGATGCAATAGACATCCCGAAACGATTTAGCCCACCCAACATTCCCATGTACGACGGGACAACCGACCCAAGAGAacatatcttgacctacaaACAGCGGATGATGACCATCCCAGTCCCCAAACACATGAGAAAAGCCAACCTTTGCAAAGGGTTCGGTTCGACATTGGTTGggcccgccttgaagtggttgACTAGCCTGCCAAATGGATGCATTACCTCTTTTTCCcacctcgacaacatgttcaaccaACAGTTCGCCAGCAGCAGATGTCTAGAGAAGCAGACAAGCGACATATACCGAGTAATCCAGCGTCCTGACGAACCCCTGAAGGATTATATAGCccggttcatcagggagaaggtgacCGTTCCTGAATGTGATGTTCCGACAGCCATCGAAGCGTTCAGACAGGGATTATATGGCGAAACCGACCTCTGGAGGGAtttaatcaaatacccctgcaagacgttcgaagatgctcaagccaaagcaatggcccaagttaggttggaagaaactctcCATTCTCGGAAAGGGGGCAATGACTACTCAAAGACAGAAAGACGGTTGCCCTACCCCAAGAGGACCAACGACCGCCCTgctccttattcccgacctcaacatgtagcagtggtggaggaagacgacgactccgactggaagagCAGCCCGGATCTAcctccaaaaattaacgaatattctttatgtgttgacactgtaggtctgatgaaccacctctcgaagatggggaaagcagtgcaatggccgccgaagtctagcaaacccgagtcgaagaaggatccctccaaatggtgtgatttccatgTCGACATCGGTCACACAACCAACGCCTGCGTCGCGTTGAGGAGAGAAGTAGCCTACCTGCTGAAAAAtggttacctcaaggacgtcatgtcagataaagctcgtggcattgtcaacaaagacaactctaactctccatctcgacctccttcacctccccctcatactaaaactgtgaatttcattgctggaggttctgacatttgtggtttaacttattctgcagcgaagagaCACGCCCGAGAAAATGAGATAGACAGACCAGTCCGAGCTGTAGCCGCCAAATAcctaacccctatatcttttgatgaatctgatgcaggggacatctcgaACAAACATCATGACGGCTTGGTGATATCTATTCCTGTTGGaaactgcatgatcaaacgagtcctcATCAACAATGGCAGCTCAACTAACGTGATGATGCTCGACGCCCTCAAGGAGATGGGGATCAACCCAGACACAGATGTCGTCAAAAAATCCACCGTGCTAATAGGGTTCAGTGGCGAGGCAAAAACCACCTTCGGAGAAGTTACCCTACCCGTTTACGCACAAggaatcaaccaacaggtaaaattctgtgttattgattgcccttcatcttacaacattatttaGGGCAGGCCgtggatccacgacatgaaggccatcccttcgacatatcaccaaaccataaagttcccgactcgatggggggttcaagaaatcaaaggagacCAGCAAGAGTCCAAAGAATGCTATAAGGCGGCCCTAAAGCCATCGGCCACAAATAAATCCTTATTATATCCAACTCCGAACCAGCGAGCTACGAAGAACCTAAATCTGAACAACTCGACGAGATCATCTTGGATCCTGCGAAACCAGAACAGGTCGTCTTTATTGGATGCGATGTACCcgacgacatcaggtcggaGCTCGTTACATTTCTCAAAGCCAACGCGGATTGCTTCGCATGGTCACACGAAGATATGCCAGGCATCAGCacagacgtcatcactcacaaactcagtgtCGACCCCCGACATAAGCCCGTAAAACAAAAGCGGCGGAAGTTcgctccagaacgcaaccaaattatcaacgaTGAAGTTCAGCAACTACTAGATACAGGAAAGATCAGGGAGGTGAAATATCCAGActggttggccaatgtcgtcgtagtcaggaagaagaatgggaaatggcgagtgtgcatagatttcaccgacatctacaaagcatgccctaaagattcttttcccctaccccacatcgacgccatggttgatgctactgcgggacacgagatgctcacattcatggacgcgTTCAGTGGCTACAACCAAATTCtgatgcacccagaagatcaagagaaaaccgccttcatcacagagcggggaacttattgttacaTGGTCATGCCGTTCAGATTAAGGAACGCAGGCGCCACCTATCAgcgcctagtcaacaaaatgttcagaaaacagctgggcgacacaatgaaagtctacatcgacgacatgcttgTGAAATCCAAGAAAGCCTCGGATCACATCACGCATCTTCAGCAAGCCTTCGACGTGTTGCGAGAGTACAACATGAAACTCAACCCCACCAAATGTTCGTTCGGAGTCTCTTCCGGAAAATTTTTAGGTTAcatggttactcaaagaggcatcgaagctaTTCCTGATCAGATCCGCGCAATCATCAACTTACAATCACCTCTAAACCAGAAGGACGTACAAAAattagcaggcagagtggctgccctcaaccgcttcatctccaggtcgtccgacaagTGCAAATTGTTCTATGACATCCTCAGGAAGAATGAGAAGTTGAGCTGGACTGACCGACACGAAGCCGCATTGCAGCAACTCAAGCAATACCTGTCAAACCCCCCGTTACTGtccaaaccaaaaaacaatgaagtgctacaagtatacctcgcagttacagagtcgaccatcagtgcagtgTTAGTACGGGAAGAAGACGGAAAGCAGCTACCTGTTTATTACGTCAGTAAGTCCTTACTTAGCGCCGAGacaaggtactctcatctcgaaaaacttgtccttgcttTGTCGTTGCTTCTGTTATATTGCGTCCTCATTTCGAATGTCATCCTATCattgttagaactaactatcccatgaagtcaatcatgaggaaacccgagttgtcTGGCAGGATGTACAAATGGGCTATACAATTAGGTTGTTACGACATCCGGtacgaacctcgcacagccatcaagtcgcaagccctggctgattttgtggctgacttcagcccgagcctccaacacgaagtcgatCACGAAGTCAACACACTGACCAACAATGGATCCTCGTCAACATGGACCCTACATactgacggctcctccaacatacgggggacaggcctcggcatcgtgctaaagtcgccacaaggggacaccatagtacaatctttctgttgcgagttcaaagctaccaacaacgaagcagagtaCGAAGCTTTGATCTTGGGGTTGtcattagcactcgacatgaatatCCGCCGACTTGAGGTACCTTGCGATTCTTTATTAATTATCAGCCAGATTAACGGTTCATATGCAGCGAAGGACTAAAAAATGCAGGCCcacttggaaatagcaaaaaggctcgtgaacaagttcgactcatgcaccttacaacaaataccaagagaccaaaacacccaggctgacgccttagccaaCCTTGGCTCAAACATTaaacctaaactcacctccatccccgtagtccacttaatgtatccagccatcaccaaagataacctacccatcaccgaacagtCTCAACCTACTCAAATGCCCTCATGGCGCGACCCTTACATACACTGGATTAAACACAACACTACcccacctggagtcacccacgaaaaagccttccgcatgaaagcctccagatttatcctaatccatggagtattgttcagaaagtcggttgcaggaccgtacctgagatgccttgatcatgacgagatcgagtcgacattgcgcaacatacatgatggagaatgtggaaaccacgccggaggaagaagcttagcccacaaaacccttaccatgggatatttctggcccaccatgaagaaagacgcaatcacctttgctaagaagtgcgactcctgccagcggttcgcatccatctctcatcaaccttgtgaagtactccatcctatcttgtccccttggcccttcacgaaatgggggatggacatagtaggTCCCTTACCACAGGCGTCAGGACaacgcgtcttcatgttggcaatgaccgattacttctccaaatggatcgaagcagaagctttcaagcgagttcgagatactgaagtcatttcgttcatcaaacgaaatatccttagtcggttcggtatcccttccgagatcgtctacgacaatggttctcagttcatcagcaacaaaaccaaagaattctgcagtaggtataacatcaccttgcacacctcaacaccaagatatcctcaagaaaatggccaagccgagtcaagtaacaaaatcatcatcaacaacctcaagaagcgcctcgataacgccaaaggaagatgggcagacgagttacctatgatcctttAGGCCGACAGGACGACGCCAAAGACAGCGACC encodes:
- the LOC110793350 gene encoding uncharacterized protein is translated as MTMINKIPGVPTPIKEASLDSYADSPYADPIDAIDIPKRFSPPNIPMYDGTTDPREHILTYKQRMMTIPVPKHMRKANLCKGFGSTLVGPALKWLTSLPNGCITSFSHLDNMFNQQFASSRCLEKQTSDIYRVIQRPDEPLKDYIARFIREKVTVPECDVPTAIEAFRQGLYGETDLWRDLIKYPCKTFEDAQAKAMAQVRLEETLHSRKGGNDYSKTERRLPYPKRTNDRPAPYSRPQHVAVVEEDDDSDWKSSPDLPPKINEYSLCVDTVGLMNHLSKMGKAVQWPPKSSKPESKKDPSKWCDFHVDIGHTTNACVALRREVAYLLKNGYLKDVMSDKARGIVNKDNSNSPSRPPSPPPHTKTVNFIAGGSDICGLTYSAAKRHARENEIDRPVRAVAAKYLTPISFDESDAGDISNKHHDGLVISIPVGNCMIKRVLINNGSSTNVMMLDALKEMGINPDTDVVKKSTVLIGFSGEAKTTFGEVTLPVYAQGINQQVKFCVIDCPSSYNII